The following is a genomic window from Hymenobacter sp. APR13.
TGGATGGTTACGTCTACCATGGTTTCAGAAGACTGGATGAGACTGAAAGAACGTTCTTTTCCGGCTTATTCCTCGCTTTCTGAAGCCAGCAGCGTCAGAAAGCCAGCTTTTCGCCCTGCACCGGAAAAATCAGGCGCACGCCGAGCGTGTTGCCGGCGGCCAGCTCGCGGCGGATGGTGGCTTCGTGGTCGGCGGTGGGCTTGAGGTGCGTCACCACCACTGGCAAACCCCGCAAGGCGCCGGGACCCGCCAGCTGGGCCAGTACTGCCAGCTCCTGCCAGAACAGCCGCGGCGTGAGGTGGCCGAACAGCTGCTTGTCGGGCTGCTGGTTTGGGTAGGACGTTTCCATAAAAATCCCGCGTAGCTGGCCGGCCTGCAGCAGCGACGCCACCGCCTGCCACACGGTACGCAGGTTCTGGGTTTGCTCCACGGCATCGGCGCCGGTGTCGCCGAGGTAGAGCAGGTAGTGGCGGCCGCTACGCACCAGAAACGCGGCGCTCTGGAAGGGCCGGCCGTGGCTGAGCGCGTAGGCCGTGGCGTGGAGCGCCGTGTTGGCCAGCGGCAGCTCTTGCCCGATGGCCAAGGGCTGCAGCTGGTATTTGCCCAGGGCCGGCGCCGCGCCTCTGGGGCCGAAGTTGGGCCAGGCCCGCCAGTTGAAGTAGTCGTTCTGCAGGGTAGCCAGGCAGCCGGGCAGCGCATAGATGGGCTTGGGCGCGTCGTCGGGGGCGTTGAGCAGCAGGCCCGCTACGTGGTCGAGGTGGGCGTGGGAAATCAGGTAGCCTTTGATGCGGCTGCGGATGGTTTCGGTGGCCGGCCCCGGCAGCGCGCGGCGGGCAATGGCCTTTTCCACGCCGGTGTAGAGGCTACCCGCATCCAGACACACGTAGTCGGTGGAGCCGGCCGCCGCCACCAGGTACGCCGACAGGTTGCCTTCGCTGAGCCCGCCCTGCACGCCCAGCGGCACCACCGTGAAGGCCGGCTGGGCCAGAGTCGGCAGGTGCCAAAGCAAAATTACCAGCGCCAGCAGCCAGCCGCTACCGCGCATGACTGTCGGCCGCTAAACGCTGCTGCCACGCGGTCTGGCTTAGCTCAAACCGCACCTCGCCGCTGCCGGTGCGGCCGGTAGCCTGCCAGCCCTGGCGGCGGTAGAACTCCTCGGCCCGGGTGCCGGGGTCGGTACTCAGCCACACGGGTTCCGGGGTGTGGGCGAAGTACCAGGCCAGCATCAAGTGGTGCAGCTTCCGGCCGATGCCCTGCTGGTCGAAATCCGGGTGCACAAACAGCGCCCAGACGCTGTGCTGCTGCAAATCAACGACAGCAAAGCCCACAATCCGGCCGGATTCTTCGGCTTCGGCCACCCAGCCCCGGCCGCGCTGCGCGAGGTAGTCGGCATAGTCGGCGGGCGTAATCAGGGCCGGGTCGCGGAGTACGTTTTCCGTCACGGCCAGGCGCACGGCCGACATGCCGGGAATATCGGAGAGGTGCGCTGGTCGAAAAACCATAATCCGGAGTATTTAGCTGAGGGCGTGCGGATAGCCGATGGCCTCCAGGTCGGCGGCCAGCTGGGGCCAGTCGGTGAGGTCGGAGTTGAGAGCCTGGGCGGTGGCCTGCGTGAGAGGCTCGTGGCGGTAGAGGCGGGCCACGTCGGCGGTTTCGAGGGGCTCCCGCTCGGTTTCGTCGAGGTAGTACTCGTTGGCCCAGTCGGCGTAGGTGTCGGGGTCGTTGTCGAAGATGTAGAGCAGCTCCTCGGAGCCGTCATCTTCGTTGTCCACAAGGCCGGTCTGCCAGCCGTGGGTGGGCGTGTACCACACGCAGAACGTGGTGCCGATGGAGGCGGCCGGCTCGCCGAACACAAACTCGTCGAACACTTCAGGCAGGCCGCGCGTCACCTGCGCCTTTTCGGGCTGGTCGTATTCGGAGAGGAAGCCGTTGATGCAGCAGCCCTCGGGCCGGAACAGCACCAGCATCTGGTCGCCCTCGCCGTCGCTCATCTCAAACAGGGCCTCGTTCTCGTCCCAGGCGGGGTTGTAGGTGTAGTAACGGAACTCCGGGTCGGGCGAGTTGATGGCGTCCAGCGCCGCCAGGGCCTGGCAGAGGCGCTGCAGCGTAGCCGCGTCGGGCAGTTGGGTGAGGTCGAGGGTGGAAATCATGGGTCTGGTACGCTGTGTCATTCCGAGTGCAGCGAGGAATCTCGCGTGCTGCTATCTGGTTGCCATTGCAACGTCAGCACGCGAGATTCCTCGCTGCACTCGGAATGACGTTCCTTTTTGCTGTCAACAATTAATACGTTTTGGTCATATCCTCGGGCACCACCAGCAGAAAATCGGCTTTCTGCTGATTCTCCTTATCGAGCTTGTCGAGGCTGGCCTGCGAGACGGTGCTGAGGGTGAGCACCTTCAGCTGCGGATTCTGCTGGCGCAGGTAGGCCAGAATACCGTCGTGGTTGTCGGAGTGGTAGGCGCCGTTGACGTGGAGCAGCAGGTGGCCGGCGGGGCGGGCCTGCTGCAGGAAATGCGCCATGGTGGCATCCTTGAGGGCCTGGGCAGCTACCATCTTTTGTGGCGTCATACTGCCATGGGTGCTCTCGCCCATCATGGCTGCCATCTTTTGGTAGCCGGGCAGGTTGTAGTCTACTTGCAGCGGCAGCGGCATCATCCAAGCTTTGGCTTTAGAGGACACTGTGTCCAGCGAAGCCAAACCATAATAAGATACTTGCCGGGCGTAGCGGCGCGGCACGTTGGTGCCCACCACCCGGAATTTCTGCTGGCGTGCCAGTTGCAGCAGCGGCTTGTAGTCGGTGGCGTAGTTGGGCCAGGGGCGGCTGTCGGCCTCGAAGGCTTTGTCGTCCAGCTCGCCGGTGGTATACTGGTCGACCAGCGGCTGCACGTCGCGCTCAAACATTTCCAGGCCCAGCACCAACTGGCCCTGGCGCAGGCGCAGCAGGTCTTTGGTGAGCTGCAACGCCAGCCAGTGCGCCATGGGGTCGTTGTGTTGCTCGCCGAAGAACACCACGTCGGCGGCGGCCAGCTCCTTAAGCATCTTGTCGTAGCCGGCGGGCTTGCCGGCGGCCGTGAACAGGCGGTAGGCGGGCCGGTCTTGGGCGTGCACGGCGAAGCTGAGCATCAGCAGAACAAACGAGAGAAACGAGATACGCATAGCACGAAGATACACTGCGCCCTCCGCGAAAACACGGCGTCCTCTGCGGGCTAAGTCGTTGCTACGATTTTAGCCCGCAGAGGACGCCGTGTTTAGCGCAGAGGGCGCAGTGTTGTGCTAGCCCTTATAGAACATCCACTTCGACAGCTCGCGGTAGTTGACTTTCTTGCCGTACATCAGAATGCCCACGCGGTAGATGCGGCCGGCCAGCCAGGTGGTGAAGATGAAGCCCAGCACCAGCAGCACCATGGAGGTAGCCAGCTGCCAGGCCGGCACGCCCCCGAACGGCAGGCGCATGACCATGGCAATGGGCGAGGTAAGCGGAATCATCGACATCCAGACGGCCACCGAGCCGTTGGGGTTGGTGGTGAGGATTGCCTGCGACACCACGAAGGTGAGCACCAGCGGCATGGTCACGGGTAGCATAAACTGCTGGGTGTCGGTGTCGTTGTCGACGGCCGCCCCGATGGCCCCGAACAGCGCCCCGTAGAACAGGTAGCCACCCAGAAAATAAAACAGGAAGCAGCCCACAATCAGCGGCACGTTCAGGTCGGCGGCGCGCAGAGCGGCCGTCATCTTGGCGGCTACGTTGGTGTCTTTCTTGGCGGCTTTTTCCTGCGGCGTATCGGTGCTGACCGTAGCCGTGGCCGAACCCGAAGCCATGGCCGTAGTACGGCTCACCCGGTCTTCCACCATCTTCTCGGGGCTCACGGAGCGCGCCATTACGGAGCTGATGCCCACAGAAAGCAGCACCCACAGCGCCAACTGCGTGAAGCCTACGGCCGCAATGCCTAGCACCTTGCCCATCATCAGCTGGAAAGGCTTCACCGAGGAAATCACCACTTCCACGATGCGGCTGGTTTTCTCCTCCATTACGCCGCGCATAATCTGCACGCCGTACATGAAGATGAATATGTAAATCAGGAAGCCGCAAGCGTAGGCTACGCCCGTGCTGACGCCGGTGCTGGAGCTTTTCTCGCCGTCGTCGCTCAAGCTCACCGTTTCCAGGCTCACGTCGGCCTTGAGCTTATCAAGCGTGGCGCGGTCGATGCCGGAGGCCGTGAGGCGCTGGTTTTCAATCTGCAGCGACACGGCGCGGTTGATGTCACGCTCCAGCGACACGCCCAGGCCCTTGCGCGAAAACACCTGGAAGCCGCCGGGGTTGGCCAGGTCCTGCTTCGGAATGTAGAGCAGGGCGTCGTGCTTGCTTTTCTTGAACTCGGCTTTGGCCTGGGCCAGGTCGGGCGTGGTCGCCACAAACCGGATATCGTCCTTGGCCTCGGGCAGCTTCCCGGCAAACAGGTTGCCGGTATCGGCTACCACCACCGTCTTGCCGCTGTCCGACATCTTAGCAATGAGCACAGGCACCGCAAACAGCGCCACCGTCAGCAGCGGCCCAATCAGCGACATGATAATGAAGCTTTTCTTGCGCACCCGCGACAGGTATTCGCGCTGAAAAACGAGGAATATTTTATCCATGATGGGTTTCGGTTTTGGGGAGAACGTCATGCAGAGCGGAGCGAAGCATCTCGCGTGCTGACGTTGTGGAAATATTGATTGCTACACGGGCGAGATTGGCTCCGCCTTCCTGCGGTTGCTCAACTTCACCCGGAATGACTGATTTACTACACTGGCGAGATGCTTCGGCTGCGCCTCTGCATGACGGTCTGTTAAACCGATGCTTCTTCCATCAGCGTTTCGGGCATGGTTTCGCGCACGCGCCGGATGAAAATGTCGTTGATGCTTGGAATCAGCTCCCGGAAGGCATGCACTTCCACGCTGCCAATGAGGTAGCGCAGCAAATCGTTGGGCGTGGTGCCGGCGTGCAGCCGGATGACGTCGTAGAAGTGGCCGTTTTCGCGCTCCTTGTGCTCCAGCACCTCAAAGTCGGGGTGCGTGACCATGAGCCGGCCGCGGCCTTCCACCGCGTAGGTCTGGGTGCGGAACGTGTTCTTGATGTCCTGCACCGAGCCGTCGAGCACCTTGCGCGAACGGTTGATGAGGGCAATACTGTCGCAGAGCTCCTCCACCGATTCCATGCGGTGGGTACTAAAGATGATAGTGGCGCCTTTCTCGCGCAGGGCCAGAATCTCGTCTTTGATGAGGTTGGCGTTGATGGGGTCGAAGCCCGAAAACGGCTCATCCAAGATGATGATTTCAGGCTCGTGCAGCACCGTGGCAATGAACTGCACCTTCTGCTGCATGCCCTTGCTCAGGTCTTCCACGTTTTTCTCGGCCCAGGGCTTGAGTTCTAGGCGCGTGAGCCAGCTTTTGATGCGCTGGGTGGCATCGGTGCGGCTCAGGCCTTTGAGGCGGGCCAGGTACAAAAGCTGCTCGCCCACTTTCATCTTCTTGTAGAGGCCGCGCTCCTCGGGCAGGTAGCCAATCTGGCCGATGTGGCTGGGGTTGAGCTTCTCGCCCCGGATGCGGATTTCGCCGGAGTCGGCGGCCGTAATCTGGGTGATGATGCGGATGAGCGAGGTTTTGCCGGCGCCGTTGGGCCCCAGCAGCCCGAAGATGCTGCGCTCCGGGATGTCGAGGCTTACGCCGTCGAGGGCGGTGTGCGCGGCGTAGGCCTTGCGCACGTCAATGGCTTGCAGAATGGGAGGCATGGAAGAAGGGTTTGTGGTGCCGTAATATTACACGAATCCGATACAGAAGCTGCTTCAACTTCTCTCAAGCGGTGGTTTCAGCTACCTGAACCGGCAGAAACAGCGCCCAAACTGGCGTTATTCCGTATCCTCCAGCTCGCGCAGGCTGGCCTCCAGCCGGTCGAGGTGCTGGCCGTAGAGGCGCTGCAGGTACCAGCGGGTTTTGCGCACCACCAGCAGCTGCAGCAGGGCACCGGCAAACAGCAGGCCGCCGGCCATGCCGAGCAGGTACCCTACCCGTACCCCACCCGGGCGGCTCAGCTCCGAACCTACGGTAAAGCCGTAGCTCGTCAGGATGGCAAATGGCCCCGCGGCCAGTGTAGCCTTGTAGAAGAACTGCAGCAGCCGGCGTAGCTCCACGCACATCTTCCGAAGATGCGCCTGCACATTGTCCTCCACCGTCGCCATCCGGCGCAACACCCCCAGCTTGAGGTAGTAATAGTAGAGCTGGCCGGCTCCAATCAGCTGCAGAATACTCACCTGCGCTAGTGCTATCAGCTTGTCCGTTCGCAGATACGCAACCGCGAAAAGCAGCATCAGCGCGGCCGTAGCCGCCATTTCCCACCGGGCGTTCCGACGCATCTTCTCGATGATGCCCGGCCGGGTTTTCAGCAATTGCTGCAGCTGGGCTGTATCCAGCATGGGTGTCGACGGCGTAGTCTTCCATTGGCGGCGAAAGTCATCGAGTTCCATCAGACGGGGCGGGTAAGGTGTTGGCGAATCTTGTCCTGCACGCGGTGCATTTTCACGCGCACGTTGTTTTGGGTGATGCCGAGAATGTCGGCCATTTCCTCGTAGGTGCGCTCCTCCAGATACAGCAGCACAAAGGCCTTATCGACGTCGGAGAGGCGGTCGATGGCGCGGTAGAGGGCCGCCATATCCTCGGCCTCGTAGTTGGGCGGCTCGGTTTCCTGCGCCAGCTGCAGCGCCTCGGCCTCCAGGCGCAGCGCCTGCGGGCGGCGGGTGCGCTGGCGCAGGTTGCTGATGGCCACGTTCAGGGCAATGCGGTACAGCCAGGTGCTTAGTTTGGCGCTGGCCTGCGGCACGTAGTTGGGCCAGGCCCGCCAGAGCTGCAGCACTATTTCCTGGAACAGGTCCTGCCGGTCGTCGGCGTCCGGGCAGTACAGCCGGCACACGCGCCGCAGCAGCGGCTGGTACTCATTCACAACGGCAACAAAGGCAGTAGAGGGTGCAGCGGGGCTCATGCAGGCAGCGGGATTTCAGCTACTATATCGGCAGCCCGGCGGCGGCATTACAGGCAGGCCCCATAAATATTTTTCGGCCGCGTCAGTAGTCCGCTGTAATGCCCTGCCACCGCGTGCGATTCATCCGGCAAATCACTTCTTCACCGCCTTGCCATGAAAAAGCCGAACGTATTTACCGGCGCAATTTTCGGACTCACCGGCCTGGTCAGCCTGATTTTCTCTCACGACTGGCTGCAAGCCGGCATGTGGCTGACCCTGGGCGGCGGCCTGTTCCTCTCCGACCTGCGCTACCGCTCTGCCGGCGCAGCCGAAGGCGGCAGCACCACAACCGTTCCTCTGTCGCCAGCGCGCAAATACCTGTCGATGGGGCTGGTGCTGGTGAGCCTGCTCCTGTTCGGGTTCATGGTAAGCCGCGACTTCAAGGCCAGTCAGCACCGCAAAACCAGCACGCACAACGCCCGCTAAGAAACTGTTCGAGATACATCGGACGGTGTAGAGACGCAATACTCTGCGTCTCGTCGTTGAACGACTGGAATTGCGCCGGTTAAACAACATCAGCAACGACGAGACGCAAAATATTGCGGCTCTACCTCGTACTGACGGCTTCCGCAGTTAGCTCAAAACAGATTTCAAGCCAAAGCAGAGCCAAAAAAAGCGCCTGCGTCCCCAAAGGAAGCAGGCGCCCAATCGTCTACAAAATCCGTGAAATCCGTCTAATCCGGTTAAATCCGTGATTACTGGAAGTACTCCTTCACTTTCTCGAAGAAACCTTTCTCGTTTTTGCCGGGGTTCGGGGTGAAGTTCTGAGCATTGCGCAGCTTCTCCAGCAGCTCCCGCTCCTCGCCGGTCACGTTCTTCGGGGTCCAGACGCTGAGGTGGATCAGCTGGTCGCCGCGGCCGTAGCCGTTGATGTCCTTGATGCCCTTGCCGCGCAGACGCAGGATTTTGCCGGGCTGCGTGCCGGCGTCCACCTTAATCTTCACCTTGCCCTCGATGGTCGGCACCTCGATGCTGGCGCCCAGCGCGGCATCCACGAACGAGATATACTGCTCGAACATGATGTTGTTGCCGTCGCGCTTCAGCGACTCGTGCGGCTCCTCCTCAATCTGAATGAGCAGGTCGCCGGGCACGCCGCCGCGCTCCGGGAAGTTGCCTTTGCCGTTCATGCTCAGCTGCATACCCTCGGCCACGCCGGCCGGGATGTTGATGGGAATCACTTCCTCGTGCAGCTGGCGGCCGTCGCCGTGGCAGACGTCGCACTTGCTGGTCACTACTTTGCCCTCGCCTTCGCAGGTGGGGCAGGTAGAGGCACTCACCATCTGGCCGAGCATGGTGTTCACCACGCGTTTCACCTGGCCCTGGCCGTTGCAGGTGCCGCAGGTTTTGAGGTCGGTGCCGTTTTTGGCGCCGGTGCCCGAGCAGGTGTTGCACGCTACGTAGCGCTTCACCTTGATTTTTTTCTCCACGCCGTTGGCCACCTCTTCCAGGTCCAGCTTCAGCTTGATGCGCAGGTTGGAGCCTTTGCGCACCCGCCGGCCGCCCTGGCCGCGTCCGCCGCCGCCAAAAAAGCCCTCGAAACCGCCGCCCCCGAAGATGTCGCCGAACTGGGAGAAGATGTCCTCCATGTTCGGGCCGCCGCCGTTGCCGCCCATGCCCTGGTGGCCGTACTGGTCGTAGCGGGCCTTTTTGTTGGGGTCCGACAGCACTTCGTATGCCTCAGCGGCTTCCTTGAACTTGTCTTCGGCCGTTGGGTCGTCGGGGTTTTTGTCGGGGTGATATTTGATGGCCACCTTGCGGTAGGCCTTCTTAATCTCATCCGCGGCTGCGTTTTTGGCTACGCCCAGCACCTCGTAATAATCTCGCTTCGCTGCCATTGTTGGTATTGTACTTCGTCTGTCATGCAGAGGCGCAGCCGAAGCATCTCGCGTGCTGACGTTGGGGGAGTTACTATGTCAACGGTGCCATGCGGGATGCTTCGGCTGCGCCTCTGCATGACGACCTTCTCTGGGTTTACTGCCCCAGCACCACCTTGGCGTGCCGGATTACCTTGTCGCCGAGGTAATAGCCGCGCTCCACTTCGTCCACGATTTTGCCCTTCAGGTCATCCGACGGGGCCGGAATCTGGGTGATGGCCTCGTGCAGGTCGGGGTCGAACGCGCCGCCTTTGGTTTCCATCGGCGTCAGGCCCTTCTGGTTGAGGGTCTTCTGCAGCTTGTTGTGGATGATGTCGATGCTTTCGCGTACGGCGTTGGCGTCGTCGGTGTCCTTGGTGTGGTGGCGGGCCCGGTCGAAGTCGTCGAGCACGGGCAGCAGAGCCGCCATCAGCTCCTG
Proteins encoded in this region:
- a CDS encoding MBL fold metallo-hydrolase yields the protein MRGSGWLLALVILLWHLPTLAQPAFTVVPLGVQGGLSEGNLSAYLVAAAGSTDYVCLDAGSLYTGVEKAIARRALPGPATETIRSRIKGYLISHAHLDHVAGLLLNAPDDAPKPIYALPGCLATLQNDYFNWRAWPNFGPRGAAPALGKYQLQPLAIGQELPLANTALHATAYALSHGRPFQSAAFLVRSGRHYLLYLGDTGADAVEQTQNLRTVWQAVASLLQAGQLRGIFMETSYPNQQPDKQLFGHLTPRLFWQELAVLAQLAGPGALRGLPVVVTHLKPTADHEATIRRELAAGNTLGVRLIFPVQGEKLAF
- a CDS encoding GNAT family N-acetyltransferase; translation: MVFRPAHLSDIPGMSAVRLAVTENVLRDPALITPADYADYLAQRGRGWVAEAEESGRIVGFAVVDLQQHSVWALFVHPDFDQQGIGRKLHHLMLAWYFAHTPEPVWLSTDPGTRAEEFYRRQGWQATGRTGSGEVRFELSQTAWQQRLAADSHAR
- a CDS encoding ChaN family lipoprotein, producing MRISFLSFVLLMLSFAVHAQDRPAYRLFTAAGKPAGYDKMLKELAAADVVFFGEQHNDPMAHWLALQLTKDLLRLRQGQLVLGLEMFERDVQPLVDQYTTGELDDKAFEADSRPWPNYATDYKPLLQLARQQKFRVVGTNVPRRYARQVSYYGLASLDTVSSKAKAWMMPLPLQVDYNLPGYQKMAAMMGESTHGSMTPQKMVAAQALKDATMAHFLQQARPAGHLLLHVNGAYHSDNHDGILAYLRQQNPQLKVLTLSTVSQASLDKLDKENQQKADFLLVVPEDMTKTY
- a CDS encoding ABC transporter permease, yielding MDKIFLVFQREYLSRVRKKSFIIMSLIGPLLTVALFAVPVLIAKMSDSGKTVVVADTGNLFAGKLPEAKDDIRFVATTPDLAQAKAEFKKSKHDALLYIPKQDLANPGGFQVFSRKGLGVSLERDINRAVSLQIENQRLTASGIDRATLDKLKADVSLETVSLSDDGEKSSSTGVSTGVAYACGFLIYIFIFMYGVQIMRGVMEEKTSRIVEVVISSVKPFQLMMGKVLGIAAVGFTQLALWVLLSVGISSVMARSVSPEKMVEDRVSRTTAMASGSATATVSTDTPQEKAAKKDTNVAAKMTAALRAADLNVPLIVGCFLFYFLGGYLFYGALFGAIGAAVDNDTDTQQFMLPVTMPLVLTFVVSQAILTTNPNGSVAVWMSMIPLTSPIAMVMRLPFGGVPAWQLATSMVLLVLGFIFTTWLAGRIYRVGILMYGKKVNYRELSKWMFYKG
- a CDS encoding ABC transporter ATP-binding protein, encoding MPPILQAIDVRKAYAAHTALDGVSLDIPERSIFGLLGPNGAGKTSLIRIITQITAADSGEIRIRGEKLNPSHIGQIGYLPEERGLYKKMKVGEQLLYLARLKGLSRTDATQRIKSWLTRLELKPWAEKNVEDLSKGMQQKVQFIATVLHEPEIIILDEPFSGFDPINANLIKDEILALREKGATIIFSTHRMESVEELCDSIALINRSRKVLDGSVQDIKNTFRTQTYAVEGRGRLMVTHPDFEVLEHKERENGHFYDVIRLHAGTTPNDLLRYLIGSVEVHAFRELIPSINDIFIRRVRETMPETLMEEASV
- a CDS encoding RNA polymerase sigma factor yields the protein MSPAAPSTAFVAVVNEYQPLLRRVCRLYCPDADDRQDLFQEIVLQLWRAWPNYVPQASAKLSTWLYRIALNVAISNLRQRTRRPQALRLEAEALQLAQETEPPNYEAEDMAALYRAIDRLSDVDKAFVLLYLEERTYEEMADILGITQNNVRVKMHRVQDKIRQHLTRPV
- the dnaJ gene encoding molecular chaperone DnaJ; the protein is MAAKRDYYEVLGVAKNAAADEIKKAYRKVAIKYHPDKNPDDPTAEDKFKEAAEAYEVLSDPNKKARYDQYGHQGMGGNGGGPNMEDIFSQFGDIFGGGGFEGFFGGGGRGQGGRRVRKGSNLRIKLKLDLEEVANGVEKKIKVKRYVACNTCSGTGAKNGTDLKTCGTCNGQGQVKRVVNTMLGQMVSASTCPTCEGEGKVVTSKCDVCHGDGRQLHEEVIPINIPAGVAEGMQLSMNGKGNFPERGGVPGDLLIQIEEEPHESLKRDGNNIMFEQYISFVDAALGASIEVPTIEGKVKIKVDAGTQPGKILRLRGKGIKDINGYGRGDQLIHLSVWTPKNVTGEERELLEKLRNAQNFTPNPGKNEKGFFEKVKEYFQ
- a CDS encoding nucleotide exchange factor GrpE, with the translated sequence MADDTNPQPDDTQFDHTAGELTQEPNAPEAGEVEGTEAAAPGSKTEAELADLKDKYLRLAAEFENYKRRTTKERADLFKTANQELMAALLPVLDDFDRARHHTKDTDDANAVRESIDIIHNKLQKTLNQKGLTPMETKGGAFDPDLHEAITQIPAPSDDLKGKIVDEVERGYYLGDKVIRHAKVVLGQ